In Wolbachia endosymbiont of Cimex lectularius, the following are encoded in one genomic region:
- a CDS encoding NuoM family protein produces MLLLSIFLLPLIGALILSLIKINHKSIYLRFLSLLFAVLPFLLSIVACIGFDYNNPDFQLVSYPIRNAGIGVDGISLPFLLLTTFLFVICVLYNCKMSYTTLKPYMALFLLLESFVVGFFISLNAVSFYVFFEAVLVPMFFIIGIWGGKQRVYAAFKLFLYTLAGSLLFLLGLVYIYNVFGTFDIQKLATLMPNLDLGVQSLLWIAFFVSFAIKVPMFPFHTWLPDAHVQSPTSGSVILAGLLIKMGGYGFLRFSIPMLPQASFYFSNFIVVLSAIAVIYASLVAFAQNDIKKLIAYSSIAHMGIVTAGLFSFYEEGVLGAVFQMISHGLISAALFLCVGMLYTRTGTLEIAKYFGIVNTMPKFGFMFILFSMASIGLPGTSGFIGEFLAMIGMFKSIGFFTGFIALGTILSAVYMLNLCKQTIWGVSYSKLLNNRLDSMEFSVLILLAVLVILLGFYPTLALNYLKPCMANLSVKYNVL; encoded by the coding sequence GTGTTGTTACTTAGTATATTCTTGCTTCCACTAATAGGAGCGTTGATTTTATCTCTAATCAAGATCAATCATAAATCCATATACCTAAGATTCCTCTCTCTACTTTTTGCTGTACTGCCGTTTTTACTTAGCATTGTAGCTTGTATAGGATTTGATTATAATAATCCGGACTTCCAGCTCGTTAGCTACCCAATTAGAAACGCAGGAATAGGGGTGGATGGTATATCGCTACCTTTCCTTCTACTCACAACTTTCTTATTTGTTATTTGTGTACTCTACAATTGCAAAATGAGTTATACGACTCTCAAGCCGTATATGGCATTATTTTTGCTGCTTGAAAGTTTTGTGGTCGGTTTCTTTATTTCACTGAATGCCGTAAGCTTTTATGTATTCTTTGAAGCTGTTCTAGTACCAATGTTTTTTATTATTGGCATTTGGGGAGGGAAACAAAGGGTATATGCGGCATTTAAGTTATTTCTCTATACACTTGCCGGTTCGTTGTTGTTTTTGCTTGGGTTAGTGTACATATATAACGTCTTTGGAACATTTGATATACAAAAATTAGCCACGTTAATGCCAAATCTTGATCTTGGAGTGCAATCATTGTTGTGGATTGCATTTTTTGTCTCTTTTGCAATAAAAGTCCCGATGTTTCCGTTCCACACTTGGCTTCCTGATGCGCATGTGCAATCGCCAACTTCTGGATCGGTAATTTTAGCCGGCCTGCTTATTAAAATGGGAGGATACGGATTTTTAAGGTTCTCTATTCCAATGCTTCCTCAGGCAAGTTTCTATTTTTCAAATTTCATTGTTGTGTTAAGCGCAATTGCAGTAATATATGCTTCACTAGTTGCATTTGCTCAGAACGATATAAAGAAGCTAATAGCTTATTCTTCAATAGCGCACATGGGAATCGTAACTGCTGGCCTCTTTTCATTTTATGAAGAGGGGGTACTTGGTGCTGTGTTTCAAATGATTAGTCATGGCCTTATTTCTGCTGCTTTATTTTTGTGTGTTGGGATGCTATATACTCGAACTGGAACTTTGGAGATTGCAAAGTATTTTGGCATAGTAAACACGATGCCAAAATTTGGTTTTATGTTTATTTTATTTTCAATGGCCTCGATTGGGTTACCTGGAACGTCTGGGTTTATAGGTGAGTTTTTGGCTATGATTGGAATGTTTAAGAGCATAGGATTTTTTACAGGGTTTATCGCACTTGGTACTATTTTGAGTGCAGTTTATATGCTGAATTTATGCAAACAAACAATATGGGGAGTCAGCTATTCTAAATTATTGAATAACCGTTTAGATAGCATGGAATTTTCTGTCTTAATTTTGCTTGCAGTGCTTGTTATTTTGCTTGGATTTTACCCAACTCTTGCACTAAATTATTTAAAGCCATGTATGGCAAATTTATCAGTTAAGTATAACGTCCTATGA
- a CDS encoding IS5 family transposase (programmed frameshift), with the protein MQKSYPSNISQEQFEKIRPILESSKQKTKPRKLDLYDVFCGVLYVLKSGCQWRMLPKGFPRWESVYYYFRVWSKKNGEEPSLLELVLKKLVGEVRISNGRKEKTSFCIIDSQSVKNADTAEKKGYDAGKKISGIKRHIAVDTQGLPHAIYVTTAEATDRSSAVKMVENAKANLSEVKNILVDAGYTGENFATQIKAIIGATVEVIKRSELHTFVVLPKRWVVERSFAWLEKCRRLWKNCERKLNTSLQMIVLSFISLLLRRF; encoded by the exons ATGCAGAAAAGTTATCCAAGTAATATAAGTCAAGAGCAGTTTGAAAAAATCAGGCCAATTTTGGAGAGTAGCAAGCAGAAAACAAAACCAAGAAAACTTGATTTGTATGACGTATTTTGTGGGGTGTTGTACGTCTTAAAAAGTGGTTGTCAGTGGAGGATGTTACCAAAGGGTTTTCCAAGATGGGAAAGCGTATATTACTATTTTCGAGTGTGGAGTAAAAAGAATGGAGAAGAGCCAAGCTTGTTGGAATTAGTCTTA AAAAAATTAGTTGGAGAGGTCCGTATCAGCAATGGTCGGAAAGAGAAAACTAGCTTTTGTATAATTGATTCTCAAAGCGTTAAAAACGCAGATACTGCTGAAAAAAAAGGCTATGATGCAGGTAAAAAGATTTCAGGGATAAAGCGCCATATTGCAGTTGATACACAAGGTTTGCCACATGCAATTTATGTAACAACGGCAGAAGCAACTGACCGTAGCAGTGCTGTGAAAATGGTCGAAAATGCTAAAGCAAACCTCTCTGAAGTTAAAAACATACTGGTTGATGCTGGCTACACAGGAGAAAATTTTGCAACACAAATAAAAGCTATCATTGGTGCGACTGTTGAAGTAATAAAGCGAAGTGAGTTACACACTTTCGTCGTATTGCCAAAAAGATGGGTTGTTGAACGCTCTTTTGCCTGGTTAGAAAAGTGCAGGCGATTGTGGAAAAATTGCGAGCGGAAGCTCAACACTAGCTTACAGATGATAGTCCTCTCCTTCATTTCTCTCCTGTTACGAAGATTTTAA
- the hemB gene encoding porphobilinogen synthase — protein MFNFPNTQLRRRRSSKWIRNLTSESILSVNDLIFPLFVHGKEEITEPIPGLPDIKCYSIDGLVSMAQEAEDLGINAIAIFPVVDSKLKSENAEEAYNLDNLICKTIRAVKLKVPGIGIIADVALDPYTTHGHDGILKSNRIDVENDETVSVLLKQALALAKAGCDIVAPSDMMDGRIGKIRRALDDNGFQDVSILSYAVKYCSSFYALFRQVVGSCEPSNSIDKSGYQMDYRNAREAICEIEMDINEGADFIMIKPGMPYLDVIKTASDKFNFPIFAYQVSGEYAMIKAATNNGWLDYDKVIYESLISFKRAGASAIFTYAALDVAKNLRQEA, from the coding sequence ATGTTTAATTTCCCAAACACACAGTTAAGGCGTAGACGCTCAAGTAAATGGATTCGCAATTTAACAAGTGAAAGCATTTTATCAGTAAACGACTTGATTTTTCCCCTGTTTGTTCATGGTAAAGAAGAAATAACCGAACCAATTCCTGGCTTACCTGATATAAAATGTTACTCAATAGATGGATTGGTTTCCATGGCTCAAGAAGCTGAGGATTTAGGAATTAATGCTATTGCAATTTTTCCTGTAGTTGACAGTAAGTTAAAATCTGAAAATGCTGAGGAAGCATACAATCTGGACAATTTAATCTGCAAGACAATTCGTGCTGTAAAATTAAAGGTGCCGGGCATTGGCATTATCGCAGATGTTGCACTTGATCCATACACCACTCATGGTCATGATGGCATTTTAAAAAGCAATCGGATAGACGTGGAAAACGATGAAACTGTGTCAGTGTTGCTAAAGCAAGCACTTGCTTTGGCAAAAGCAGGATGTGATATAGTTGCCCCTTCTGATATGATGGATGGTAGAATAGGGAAAATAAGAAGAGCATTGGATGATAATGGCTTTCAAGATGTATCAATACTATCTTATGCAGTGAAATATTGCTCCAGCTTCTATGCACTATTCAGACAAGTTGTTGGTTCATGCGAGCCGTCAAATTCTATCGATAAAAGTGGTTATCAAATGGATTATAGAAATGCAAGAGAGGCAATTTGCGAAATCGAAATGGATATAAACGAAGGCGCAGATTTTATTATGATAAAACCAGGTATGCCATACTTGGATGTAATCAAAACAGCAAGTGATAAGTTTAATTTTCCGATTTTTGCCTATCAGGTAAGTGGTGAGTATGCAATGATAAAGGCTGCAACAAACAATGGCTGGCTGGATTATGACAAAGTAATTTATGAGTCTTTAATTAGCTTTAAACGCGCGGGTGCGAGTGCAATATTCACCTATGCCGCACTTGATGTTGCAAAAAATTTGAGGCAAGAAGCGTAA
- the ccmE gene encoding cytochrome c maturation protein CcmE: protein MKKKHKRLFIASGAFFFLNCIVFLILTTLKENISFFYTVSEAVVLPNNQKPIRIGGMIVEDSVIRNENEVVFQMTDFNKSIVVKYQGILPPMFSEKSGVVVQGKMLGSGAFLADTVFAKHDENYMPREQVIK from the coding sequence ATGAAGAAAAAACATAAGCGGTTATTTATAGCTTCAGGAGCTTTCTTCTTTTTAAATTGTATAGTTTTTCTCATCCTAACAACACTCAAAGAAAACATCTCATTTTTTTATACAGTAAGTGAAGCGGTAGTTTTACCAAACAATCAAAAGCCAATCCGTATCGGTGGTATGATTGTTGAGGATAGTGTGATACGCAACGAAAATGAGGTGGTTTTTCAAATGACAGATTTTAACAAGAGCATTGTGGTAAAATATCAGGGAATACTTCCACCAATGTTTTCAGAAAAAAGTGGTGTTGTTGTACAAGGTAAAATGCTAGGCAGTGGCGCCTTTTTAGCAGACACAGTGTTTGCAAAACATGATGAAAATTATATGCCTCGAGAGCAAGTAATAAAATAG
- a CDS encoding NADH-quinone oxidoreductase subunit J: MTFFFYFFAILSILSAVCVISARNPVHAVLFLIFTFVNSAALFILLGAEFIAMMVLIVYIGAVVVLFLFVVMMLDIDYIRLRQGFAKHLTVGAVLCVVFFLIISFVIRSSALNISNVINYNANNVKAIGNLLYTDYMYAFHLSGILLLVAIVGAIALTLQDKKKGVKRQNVLKQLTQSSSVKLVKAKFGKGVEWK; the protein is encoded by the coding sequence ATGACTTTTTTCTTTTATTTTTTTGCAATTCTTAGCATTTTATCCGCTGTTTGTGTGATCAGCGCAAGGAATCCTGTGCATGCAGTACTATTTTTAATTTTCACTTTCGTCAACTCTGCGGCTCTTTTTATCCTCCTTGGAGCTGAGTTTATTGCTATGATGGTGCTGATAGTATATATCGGGGCAGTTGTAGTGTTATTCCTTTTTGTAGTTATGATGCTCGATATTGACTACATAAGATTGCGTCAGGGTTTTGCAAAGCATCTGACTGTTGGTGCTGTATTATGTGTCGTGTTTTTTCTCATTATCAGTTTCGTAATCCGCAGCTCAGCGCTGAATATAAGCAATGTTATAAACTATAATGCCAATAATGTGAAAGCCATCGGTAATTTGCTCTATACTGACTATATGTACGCTTTTCACCTTTCTGGCATTTTGTTACTTGTTGCAATTGTGGGCGCGATTGCTCTTACTTTGCAGGATAAGAAAAAAGGAGTCAAAAGACAGAATGTATTAAAGCAATTGACACAATCCTCATCTGTAAAGTTGGTTAAGGCTAAATTTGGAAAAGGAGTAGAATGGAAATAG
- a CDS encoding biotin--[acetyl-CoA-carboxylase] ligase, with the protein MIPKIFEGFHIHHYKGVSSTNREALDLIDKGISHETVIIADKQTDGRGRTGKSWVSPKGNFCASLITDLLHNRSGIIPTLDSRVTRWNDRENLSELTELTFVTAVAVGNTLSLFTDDSNIQYKWPNDVLVDGKKISGILLEKKSNSSGLVIGIGINIDHAPLSGATCVSSYGESVSNTDLLKELITNFNKLRKQWLFDGFHTIREMWLKRAFKMNEQISVKLAGKLHEGIFLDIDKSGRLVLQQKDGSLIYSDAGELFVDSAL; encoded by the coding sequence GTGATTCCTAAGATATTCGAGGGCTTTCATATTCATCATTACAAAGGAGTCTCTAGCACTAATAGGGAAGCATTGGACTTAATTGATAAAGGGATATCACATGAAACCGTTATTATTGCCGATAAGCAAACAGATGGTAGAGGGCGCACCGGAAAAAGCTGGGTTTCTCCAAAAGGCAATTTTTGTGCAAGTTTAATTACAGATCTCTTACATAATCGTTCTGGTATCATTCCAACGCTGGATTCCAGAGTCACGCGCTGGAATGATAGAGAAAATCTAAGTGAGTTAACAGAATTGACTTTTGTTACTGCTGTTGCTGTTGGCAATACATTATCATTATTTACAGATGATAGTAACATTCAATATAAATGGCCAAATGACGTTTTGGTAGATGGCAAGAAAATAAGTGGAATATTGCTTGAAAAAAAATCTAATTCAAGTGGGTTAGTTATAGGAATTGGAATTAATATTGATCATGCGCCACTTTCAGGAGCAACATGCGTTAGCAGCTACGGCGAGTCTGTGTCTAACACAGATCTATTAAAAGAACTAATAACAAACTTTAATAAACTAAGAAAACAGTGGTTATTTGACGGGTTTCATACTATAAGAGAAATGTGGCTGAAAAGAGCGTTCAAAATGAATGAACAAATCAGCGTAAAGTTAGCTGGCAAATTGCACGAGGGGATTTTTCTTGATATAGATAAAAGTGGTAGATTGGTATTGCAGCAAAAAGATGGAAGTTTAATTTATTCTGATGCAGGCGAGTTATTTGTTGATAGTGCATTATGA
- a CDS encoding recombinase family protein, producing the protein MTVVSLYARVLSKRQVQEDTIGSQLADLESRIDKDGYELLNEYKFIDNGHSGSNLKRPGLNSLRGKVAKGKIGKIYVHSPDRLSRKYTDLKFLFKEFQKAGTEVIFLDDSLESELLKDMRGITAEYSYEKMKERNRRGKIRAAREGRVSVMLLMVTVM; encoded by the coding sequence ATGACAGTAGTAAGTTTATATGCGAGAGTTTTGTCGAAAAGGCAAGTACAAGAGGATACAATAGGTAGCCAACTTGCTGACTTGGAAAGTAGAATTGATAAGGATGGGTACGAGCTGCTAAATGAATATAAATTCATCGATAATGGTCATAGCGGATCAAATTTAAAGCGTCCTGGTTTAAATAGTTTACGTGGTAAAGTAGCAAAAGGTAAAATTGGTAAAATTTACGTTCATTCGCCTGACCGTTTGTCACGTAAATATACAGATCTGAAATTCTTATTTAAAGAGTTCCAAAAAGCAGGAACAGAGGTAATCTTTTTAGATGATAGTCTAGAATCTGAACTACTAAAAGATATGCGAGGAATAACAGCAGAATACTCGTACGAGAAGATGAAAGAACGAAATCGCCGAGGGAAAATCCGTGCAGCGAGAGAAGGTCGTGTAAGTGTAATGCTCCTTATGGTTACTGTTATGTAA
- a CDS encoding NADH-quinone oxidoreductase subunit N, with translation MSYIQILPETFSIVSSLVLLLLGIVFNRRTINLLALGCTAITLIVLVLLAENNEVFFFNSLLKLNLYIRSAQGLILIVGVLILLLLNLSKYDYKYEFSVLILFALFGMITLVSANNLISFYLAFELMSIPLYVLASFNKDSVYSCEAGVKYFTLSALSSCIMLYGMSLLYGYTGQIDFSQLNSFVQNHQVTYGIVFGLVFILIGLCFKLAIVPFHMWAPDVYQGAPTIVTAFFSTAPKAALVTFLIRLMNEELVNVKNYVQPVLLYVSALSVLISAFGALRQKNLKRLLAYSSIGHVGFIFASLSIFTRMGTDSSLTYLMMYIVISIGLFSYFIQIDDDDCNIANLSGVGKKHPVLAFHLSILLLSMAGIPPLAGFFVKLFIFKGLINSGFIGLSLILVVASVISCYYYLNIIKAMYFDKTSGNKITYPKGLFIITSVASLINIILFIYVEDLYSLIHLVTKGL, from the coding sequence ATGAGCTATATACAGATATTGCCAGAAACGTTCTCTATTGTTTCCTCGTTAGTATTACTGCTGCTTGGTATCGTATTCAACCGCCGCACTATTAACTTGCTAGCACTGGGCTGCACAGCGATTACCTTGATTGTTTTAGTTCTCTTAGCAGAAAATAATGAAGTTTTTTTCTTCAATTCATTGTTAAAACTCAACTTATACATCAGATCGGCCCAAGGGTTGATCCTTATCGTAGGAGTTTTAATACTCTTGCTACTGAATTTATCAAAATATGACTATAAGTATGAATTTTCAGTACTGATTCTTTTTGCGCTGTTTGGCATGATTACTCTGGTTTCAGCAAATAATTTAATTTCTTTTTATTTAGCTTTTGAATTGATGAGTATACCTTTATATGTTCTTGCGAGCTTTAATAAAGATTCAGTTTATTCATGCGAAGCAGGAGTGAAATATTTTACGCTCAGTGCGTTATCTTCCTGCATCATGTTGTACGGAATGTCGCTACTTTATGGATATACAGGACAAATCGATTTTTCTCAGTTAAATTCATTTGTACAAAACCATCAGGTAACTTATGGAATAGTTTTTGGGTTGGTCTTTATCCTTATAGGTTTGTGTTTCAAGCTTGCTATTGTTCCTTTTCATATGTGGGCTCCGGATGTCTATCAAGGTGCACCTACCATAGTGACTGCGTTTTTTTCTACTGCTCCAAAAGCTGCACTTGTAACATTTTTAATTAGACTGATGAATGAGGAATTAGTAAATGTCAAAAATTATGTTCAACCTGTTCTTTTATATGTTTCAGCATTATCTGTGCTTATCTCAGCTTTTGGGGCTTTGCGACAAAAAAACCTAAAAAGGCTGCTTGCTTACAGTTCAATAGGTCATGTTGGCTTCATATTTGCTTCGCTTTCTATTTTTACGCGGATGGGAACAGACAGCTCTTTGACGTATTTGATGATGTATATCGTTATAAGCATAGGATTGTTCTCATATTTCATACAAATTGACGATGACGATTGCAATATTGCAAATTTATCTGGTGTGGGGAAAAAACATCCGGTTTTAGCATTTCATCTTTCTATACTATTGCTTTCTATGGCGGGAATACCACCACTTGCAGGGTTTTTTGTTAAGCTGTTTATATTTAAAGGTCTAATAAACTCAGGCTTTATCGGTCTATCTTTGATCCTTGTAGTAGCAAGTGTTATATCATGTTACTACTACCTAAATATCATAAAAGCTATGTATTTTGATAAGACTAGTGGTAATAAGATTACTTACCCTAAGGGGCTATTCATCATCACTTCAGTGGCTTCCTTAATCAATATCATTCTTTTTATATATGTAGAGGATTTATACTCGCTAATTCATTTAGTAACTAAAGGGTTATAA
- the nuoK gene encoding NADH-quinone oxidoreductase subunit NuoK, whose translation MEIGLDHFLVVAAILFTIGVCGIFINRKSIINILLSIEVLLLAININLVAFSAFTNDIVGQIFVMFVLTVAAAESGIGLAILVVYYRSRGNIDVERANLMKE comes from the coding sequence ATGGAAATAGGATTAGATCATTTCTTGGTAGTTGCCGCTATTTTATTCACTATTGGAGTGTGCGGTATTTTCATCAACCGTAAAAGCATAATTAACATATTATTATCAATAGAGGTATTGTTGCTAGCAATTAATATCAATTTAGTCGCTTTTTCTGCTTTTACGAATGATATAGTTGGGCAAATTTTTGTCATGTTTGTGTTGACTGTTGCCGCAGCGGAGTCAGGAATAGGACTTGCAATATTAGTTGTATATTATAGAAGCCGTGGCAATATAGACGTTGAACGAGCGAACTTAATGAAAGAATGA
- a CDS encoding ABC transporter ATP-binding protein, with product MHSLIISISNLSLSFDDKTILNNISFDIFKGESLVILGGSGSGKSVLTKTIIGLLTPDSGSIKINSKSKNKFGVLFQNSALFDYVTVWENISFNYTKRFNINKKEAKQLAIEKLSDVGLEKNIADMFPIELSGGMKKRVALARAIAHNPEIIVLDEPTSGLDPIMSDTVNEIIMKLSKDLNPTIITITHDIHSAFKIADKIAVLYEGSIISHGTVQEIKNTKNEYVRKFIRYVRTK from the coding sequence ATGCATAGTCTCATAATATCAATATCGAACTTAAGCTTATCTTTTGATGATAAAACGATACTAAACAACATAAGTTTTGATATATTCAAAGGAGAATCACTAGTCATACTCGGTGGCTCAGGAAGTGGCAAATCTGTATTAACAAAAACAATCATTGGCTTGCTGACACCGGACTCAGGGTCCATTAAAATAAATAGCAAAAGCAAAAATAAATTTGGAGTTTTATTCCAGAATTCCGCCTTATTCGACTATGTTACAGTCTGGGAAAACATATCTTTTAATTACACGAAGCGCTTCAATATCAACAAAAAGGAGGCAAAGCAACTCGCAATTGAAAAGTTAAGTGATGTCGGGCTGGAGAAAAACATAGCAGATATGTTTCCGATAGAGCTATCAGGTGGAATGAAAAAAAGGGTAGCGCTTGCAAGGGCAATTGCACACAACCCAGAAATTATTGTATTGGACGAGCCAACCTCAGGACTAGACCCAATTATGTCAGATACAGTAAACGAGATAATAATGAAGCTGTCTAAAGACCTTAATCCTACGATTATCACAATTACACATGATATTCATAGTGCATTTAAAATAGCTGATAAGATAGCAGTATTATATGAGGGAAGCATCATCTCCCATGGAACTGTTCAAGAAATAAAAAATACTAAAAATGAATATGTGAGAAAATTTATTCGCTACGTACGTACGAAATAA
- the nuoL gene encoding NADH-quinone oxidoreductase subunit L, translating into MTDILKLIVFLPLFSSLFAALFRRDIFSQLITTAGIGISAVLSWYVFFTFSQDYHLSLFPLFSLSVLKVNWVINVDALSSLMLIVITTVSLVVHLYSIGYMKHDKGKSRFFSCLSLFTFCMIVLIVSDNFVQLFFGWEGVGLCSYLLIGFWFQKYSANNSAFKAFVVNRVGDFALLIGIFLIYYTFHSLKFAEIFDTADILGAQSIRAFCCEFRVVHIICILLFIGCMGKSAQLGLHVWLPDAMEGPTPVSALIHAATMVTAGIFLVAKCSPLFELSNVAQELIVIVGALTAFFAATVAVTQNDIKKIIAYSTCSQLGYMFMACGLSAYNVAIFHLMTHAFFKALLFLSAGNVIHAMHHEQNIQKMGNCWKKIPCTYALMWIGSLALSGIFPFAGFYSKDLIIEHAYSADSFAFVMSLVVAFFTAFYSWRLLLLVFHSQKQSKINIHEAPKIMLIPLLILALGSVFSGIWGANVLNITSNAFWKLSLVVVNEHEIHNFFIKLLPTLVSLSGIAFAYLIYRYQKFQQIKSKFLLKFLQNKWYFDEVYDFVIVAPMKFISRFLWEFDVKAVDSFGPNGVVSLVNECSKSSMKLQTGYIFDYAFIMFVTLIIGALYIIGIK; encoded by the coding sequence ATGACTGATATACTAAAATTAATAGTGTTTTTGCCACTTTTTAGTTCATTATTTGCAGCGCTTTTTAGAAGAGATATTTTTAGTCAGTTAATAACAACTGCAGGAATTGGAATATCTGCTGTTTTATCTTGGTATGTTTTTTTCACCTTTTCTCAAGATTATCACTTGAGTTTATTCCCTTTGTTTTCGTTGAGCGTCCTAAAAGTAAATTGGGTGATTAATGTGGATGCTCTCTCATCTTTGATGTTGATTGTAATTACCACCGTTTCGCTGGTAGTTCATCTTTATTCTATCGGTTATATGAAACATGATAAGGGAAAGTCTAGGTTCTTTTCTTGTTTATCGCTGTTTACGTTTTGCATGATTGTACTGATCGTGAGTGACAATTTTGTGCAGCTTTTCTTTGGCTGGGAAGGAGTTGGCTTGTGCTCTTATTTACTCATAGGATTTTGGTTTCAAAAATACTCTGCAAATAATTCAGCATTCAAAGCATTTGTTGTAAATAGAGTAGGGGACTTTGCGCTATTAATTGGAATTTTTCTTATTTATTACACATTTCATTCTTTGAAGTTTGCTGAAATTTTTGACACAGCTGATATTCTTGGTGCACAGAGCATTAGGGCGTTCTGTTGTGAATTCAGGGTGGTTCATATAATATGCATATTACTTTTTATTGGTTGTATGGGAAAGTCTGCTCAGCTTGGCCTACATGTTTGGTTGCCAGATGCAATGGAAGGGCCAACACCTGTTTCTGCACTCATTCATGCAGCAACTATGGTAACGGCAGGTATATTTTTAGTAGCAAAATGTTCTCCACTATTTGAGCTATCAAATGTAGCACAAGAATTGATAGTAATTGTTGGTGCGCTTACTGCCTTTTTTGCAGCTACCGTTGCGGTTACTCAGAACGATATAAAGAAAATAATTGCTTATTCAACTTGCAGCCAACTTGGTTATATGTTCATGGCATGTGGCCTTTCTGCTTACAATGTCGCTATTTTTCATTTAATGACACACGCCTTTTTTAAGGCTTTATTGTTCCTCAGCGCAGGTAATGTGATTCATGCAATGCATCATGAGCAAAACATTCAGAAAATGGGAAACTGCTGGAAAAAAATTCCTTGTACTTACGCTCTCATGTGGATTGGATCTCTTGCACTTTCTGGGATATTTCCATTTGCAGGTTTTTATTCAAAGGACCTAATAATTGAGCATGCTTATAGTGCTGATAGTTTTGCTTTTGTAATGAGCTTGGTTGTTGCGTTCTTTACGGCGTTTTATTCTTGGAGGTTATTGCTTCTTGTATTTCATAGCCAAAAACAAAGTAAAATTAATATACATGAAGCACCGAAAATTATGCTCATACCACTACTAATACTTGCTCTTGGGTCGGTATTTTCTGGAATATGGGGAGCAAATGTTTTAAATATAACTAGTAATGCGTTTTGGAAATTAAGTTTAGTAGTTGTTAATGAGCATGAAATCCATAATTTCTTTATAAAGTTACTACCAACTCTAGTGAGTCTAAGCGGGATAGCGTTTGCGTACTTGATTTACCGCTATCAAAAATTTCAGCAGATTAAAAGTAAATTTTTACTTAAATTTTTGCAGAATAAATGGTACTTTGATGAGGTATATGATTTTGTCATAGTTGCACCGATGAAGTTTATATCTAGGTTTCTATGGGAGTTTGATGTTAAAGCTGTTGATTCATTTGGACCAAACGGTGTGGTAAGTTTGGTTAATGAGTGTTCAAAAAGTTCTATGAAGTTACAGACAGGCTACATATTTGATTATGCGTTTATTATGTTTGTTACTTTAATAATCGGTGCTTTGTATATTATTGGAATTAAATAG
- a CDS encoding MlaE family ABC transporter permease: MNSFDINGIRIIGRCFINLLLRFGSAFIFFIQSLYHCFTPPYYLSNIARQIIEIGFLSLPTVGLTGVSIGAVIVLQSSLSGPLISQEQVIPKLVTITIIKELGPVLISLIMVGKVGSSIAAEIGTMRITEQIDALTTLNINPFKYLIAPRILASVIVFPILIVCADLIGIFGGYITAVFEFNHNVNIYIKYTAQFFNMNDFITGLIKAAAFGVIISVSSCYYGYHCREGARGVGIATTSTVVLSFILIFLANYMIILIHA; the protein is encoded by the coding sequence GTGAACTCTTTTGATATAAATGGTATTAGAATAATCGGCAGGTGCTTTATCAACCTCTTGTTGAGGTTTGGTAGTGCCTTTATATTTTTTATTCAATCTCTATACCACTGCTTTACACCGCCATACTATTTAAGCAACATAGCAAGACAAATTATAGAGATAGGCTTTCTTTCCTTGCCAACTGTTGGACTTACAGGGGTTTCTATAGGAGCAGTGATAGTCTTGCAAAGCAGCTTGAGTGGTCCATTGATTAGTCAAGAGCAAGTAATACCTAAGCTTGTCACGATCACCATCATTAAAGAGTTAGGGCCAGTTTTAATCAGCTTAATAATGGTAGGAAAAGTTGGATCATCAATTGCGGCAGAAATTGGTACTATGCGCATCACCGAACAAATAGATGCACTTACAACCTTGAACATCAATCCTTTCAAATACTTAATTGCACCAAGGATTTTAGCGTCAGTTATAGTATTCCCTATACTTATAGTATGTGCAGATCTAATAGGAATATTTGGGGGATATATCACTGCAGTTTTTGAATTTAACCACAATGTGAATATATACATAAAATATACAGCTCAATTCTTCAATATGAACGATTTTATCACTGGACTAATAAAGGCAGCTGCTTTTGGCGTCATAATTTCCGTCTCAAGCTGTTATTACGGTTACCACTGCAGAGAAGGTGCTCGAGGAGTCGGCATTGCTACAACATCAACTGTTGTTTTATCATTCATACTGATTTTTTTAGCAAACTACATGATTATTTTGATACATGCATAG